The following coding sequences lie in one Pseudomonas monsensis genomic window:
- a CDS encoding DEAD/DEAH box helicase, with translation MSFASLGLSEALVRAIEDAGYTEPTPVQQRAIPAVLQGRDLMVAAQTGTGKTGGFALPILERLFPNGHPDKSQRHGPRQPRVLVLTPTRELAAQVHESFKIYARDLKFVSACIFGGVGMNPQVQAMSRGVDVLVACPGRLLDLAGQGSVDLSHVEILVLDEADRMLDMGFVHDVKKVLARLPAKRQNLLFSATFSKDITDLAGKLLHNPERIEVTPPNTTVERIEQRVFRLPASHKRALLAHLITAGAWEQVLVFTRTKHGANRLAEYLDKHGLPAVAIHGNKSQNARTKALADFKAGEVRILVATDIAARGLDIDQLPHVVNFELPNVDEDYVHRIGRTGRAGRSGEAISLVAPDEEKLLKSIERMTKQKIADGDLMGFDASTIEAEKPEVRERPDMRNPRNSRGPRGDGPNGGGGGGGRKDKGKDKGKEKPAGERGERPARQQKPREGTPAREQRQPSQPPRAAADRAPDEFLDDDIDNFGNRVDYVPKAAPAGGRGRRPGAPAQGTGAGAPRGGQPQGRQNGPRNSNGSSTGTPPAKRNGPRNGAPRDGQSGRRDESSSRNRRPARDDQPRTEPAVQNPRSNGPKIMHKESKADRFPTPEQLDQLPSRPRGEKPALLTRNR, from the coding sequence ATGTCCTTTGCTTCCCTCGGTCTCTCCGAGGCTTTAGTCCGCGCCATCGAAGATGCGGGCTATACCGAGCCTACTCCGGTGCAACAGCGGGCCATTCCCGCCGTGTTGCAAGGTCGCGACCTGATGGTTGCGGCACAGACAGGTACCGGTAAAACCGGCGGTTTCGCCCTTCCGATCCTGGAGCGGTTGTTCCCTAACGGTCACCCGGACAAATCCCAGCGTCATGGCCCGCGCCAGCCGCGCGTTCTGGTCCTGACGCCGACCCGCGAACTCGCGGCCCAGGTTCACGAGAGCTTCAAGATCTACGCCCGTGACCTGAAATTCGTCAGCGCCTGCATCTTCGGCGGCGTCGGCATGAACCCGCAGGTTCAGGCCATGTCCCGTGGTGTCGACGTGCTCGTCGCCTGCCCGGGTCGCCTGCTCGACCTCGCCGGCCAGGGCAGCGTCGATCTGTCCCACGTCGAAATCCTCGTCCTCGACGAAGCCGACCGCATGCTCGACATGGGTTTCGTGCACGACGTGAAGAAGGTCCTCGCACGTCTGCCGGCCAAGCGTCAGAACCTGCTGTTCTCGGCGACTTTCTCCAAAGACATTACCGATCTTGCCGGCAAGCTGCTGCACAACCCGGAACGCATCGAAGTGACGCCGCCGAACACCACGGTCGAGCGCATCGAACAACGGGTCTTCCGTCTGCCGGCCAGCCACAAGCGTGCGCTGCTCGCGCACCTGATCACTGCCGGCGCCTGGGAACAGGTGCTGGTGTTCACCCGCACCAAGCACGGCGCCAACCGTCTGGCCGAGTACCTGGACAAGCACGGCCTGCCAGCCGTCGCGATCCACGGCAACAAGAGCCAGAATGCCCGCACCAAAGCCCTGGCCGACTTCAAGGCCGGCGAAGTGCGCATTCTGGTCGCCACTGACATCGCTGCCCGCGGCCTGGACATCGACCAGTTGCCACACGTGGTCAACTTCGAACTGCCGAACGTCGATGAAGACTACGTGCACCGTATCGGCCGTACTGGCCGCGCCGGTCGTTCGGGCGAGGCGATCTCGCTGGTGGCCCCGGACGAAGAAAAACTGCTGAAAAGCATCGAACGCATGACCAAGCAGAAAATCGCCGATGGCGACCTGATGGGCTTCGATGCCAGCACCATCGAGGCCGAGAAGCCTGAAGTGCGCGAGCGTCCGGACATGCGCAACCCGCGCAATTCCCGTGGCCCGCGTGGCGACGGTCCGAATGGCGGCGGCGGTGGCGGCGGTCGCAAGGACAAAGGCAAGGACAAGGGTAAGGAAAAACCCGCTGGTGAACGCGGCGAGCGCCCTGCCCGTCAGCAGAAGCCACGTGAAGGCACTCCGGCCCGCGAACAGCGTCAACCGTCGCAGCCGCCACGCGCCGCCGCTGATCGTGCACCGGACGAGTTCCTCGACGACGATATTGATAACTTCGGTAACCGCGTTGATTACGTGCCCAAAGCCGCCCCGGCCGGTGGCCGTGGTCGCCGTCCAGGCGCTCCGGCACAAGGCACTGGCGCTGGCGCCCCTCGTGGCGGTCAGCCGCAGGGTCGCCAGAACGGTCCGCGCAACAGCAACGGTTCGAGCACCGGCACCCCGCCGGCCAAACGCAACGGCCCGCGCAATGGCGCACCACGTGACGGTCAGTCGGGTCGTCGTGACGAGTCCTCGTCGCGCAACCGTCGTCCAGCCCGTGACGATCAGCCACGTACCGAACCAGCCGTGCAGAACCCGCGCAGCAACGGTCCGAAGATCATGCACAAGGAATCGAAAGCCGACCGCTTCCCGACGCCAGAGCAGCTCGATCAACTGCCAAGCCGCCCACGTGGCGAGAAACCAGCCCTGCTGACCCGCAATCGCTGA
- a CDS encoding flavin monoamine oxidase family protein, with product MSVGWLRACALVMLGLFSVTALAKDKTAIVIGGGLSGLTAAYELQNKGWQVTLLEAKPSLGGRSGMATSEWIGNDKTQPVLNKYVSTFKLSTTPAPEFVRTPGYLIDGEYFSAADLATKQPATAEALKRYQKTLDDLARSIDDPQNPAATSTLHALDQINVSSWLDKQNLPATARQLINQDIRTHYDEPSRLSLLYFAQQNRVYRGVSDRDLRASRLVGGSQVLAQAFVKQIKTIKTNSPVSAITQDKDGVTVKVGSVGYQADYVVLAVPLRALNKIALTPALDAQHLAAIKGTNYGWRDQIMLKFKTPVWESKARMSGEIYSNAGLGMLWIEPALKGGANVVINLSGDNARVMQAFGDKQMVDQVLIRLHAFYPQARGSFTGYEIRRYSTDPSMGGAYLAFGPGQISKFWRLWERPLQRVAFAGEHTDTLYPGTLEGALRTGQRAASQVEDLAAGKSFEPVKVGPAAATAAAAGAAGAVAAKKGNFFSNLFGGSDDEKKPEPVKAPEPAPAPVAPAPAPTPAPAPAPVEAPKPAAPVKAEPAKKAAAKPAAKKPAAKTEAKKAPAKPAAKKAEPAKKPTAKPAAAPAASTDTKAQ from the coding sequence ATGTCTGTCGGTTGGCTGCGCGCCTGTGCGCTGGTGATGTTGGGGCTGTTCAGCGTTACGGCGCTGGCCAAGGATAAAACCGCGATCGTGATTGGCGGCGGCCTGTCGGGCCTGACTGCCGCTTATGAACTGCAAAACAAAGGCTGGCAGGTCACGCTGCTGGAAGCCAAACCGAGCCTGGGCGGTCGCTCCGGTATGGCCACCAGCGAGTGGATCGGCAACGACAAGACCCAGCCGGTGCTGAACAAGTACGTCTCGACCTTCAAGCTGAGCACCACGCCGGCCCCTGAGTTCGTGCGTACCCCGGGTTATCTGATCGACGGCGAATATTTCTCCGCTGCCGATCTGGCGACCAAGCAGCCCGCCACCGCCGAGGCCTTGAAGCGCTACCAGAAAACCCTCGACGATCTGGCGCGCTCGATCGACGATCCGCAGAACCCGGCCGCGACCAGCACCCTGCATGCGCTGGACCAGATCAACGTGTCGAGCTGGCTCGACAAGCAGAACCTGCCGGCCACGGCGCGTCAGTTGATCAACCAGGACATCCGCACTCACTACGACGAGCCGTCGCGTCTGTCGCTGCTGTACTTCGCCCAGCAGAACCGCGTGTATCGCGGCGTCTCCGACCGCGACCTGCGCGCCTCGCGTCTGGTCGGCGGCAGTCAGGTGCTGGCCCAGGCCTTCGTCAAGCAGATCAAGACCATCAAGACCAACTCGCCGGTTTCCGCGATCACTCAGGACAAGGACGGCGTGACCGTCAAGGTCGGCAGTGTTGGTTATCAGGCAGACTACGTGGTGTTGGCCGTGCCACTGCGCGCGCTGAACAAGATTGCCTTGACCCCGGCGCTGGACGCCCAGCACCTGGCGGCGATCAAGGGCACCAACTACGGCTGGCGCGACCAGATCATGTTGAAGTTCAAGACGCCGGTGTGGGAAAGCAAGGCGCGTATGTCCGGCGAGATCTACAGCAACGCCGGCCTCGGCATGCTCTGGATCGAGCCAGCCCTGAAGGGCGGCGCCAACGTGGTGATCAACCTGTCCGGCGACAACGCCCGCGTGATGCAGGCGTTCGGCGACAAGCAGATGGTCGATCAGGTGCTGATCCGTCTGCACGCGTTTTATCCACAGGCCCGTGGCTCGTTCACCGGTTATGAAATCCGTCGCTACAGCACCGACCCGTCGATGGGCGGCGCTTACCTGGCCTTCGGTCCAGGCCAGATCAGCAAGTTCTGGCGTCTGTGGGAACGTCCGCTGCAACGCGTAGCGTTTGCCGGCGAACATACCGACACCTTGTACCCGGGCACCCTGGAAGGCGCACTGCGCACTGGTCAGCGTGCGGCCAGTCAGGTTGAAGATCTGGCGGCTGGCAAGTCGTTCGAGCCGGTCAAAGTCGGCCCGGCGGCTGCAACCGCAGCAGCGGCAGGCGCGGCAGGTGCTGTGGCAGCGAAGAAGGGCAATTTCTTCAGCAACCTGTTCGGCGGCTCGGATGACGAGAAGAAGCCAGAACCGGTGAAGGCTCCAGAGCCAGCTCCGGCGCCTGTGGCACCAGCGCCTGCGCCGACTCCGGCACCTGCGCCAGCACCGGTGGAAGCACCGAAGCCAGCCGCTCCGGTGAAAGCCGAGCCGGCGAAGAAAGCGGCAGCCAAGCCTGCGGCGAAGAAGCCTGCAGCGAAGACCGAAGCGAAAAAAGCCCCGGCAAAGCCGGCGGCGAAAAAGGCTGAGCCGGCGAAGAAGCCAACAGCCAAGCCTGCGGCGGCTCCAGCGGCAAGCACTGATACCAAGGCGCAGTAA
- a CDS encoding acyl-CoA thioesterase yields the protein MNFHTRKWVKPEDLNPNGTLFGGSLLRWIDEEAAIYAIVQLGNQRVVTKYISEINFVSASRQGDIIELGITATEFGRTSITLTCEVRNKITRKSILTVEKMVFVNLGEDGLPAPHGRTEIKYVKDQFKEDELVTK from the coding sequence ATGAATTTCCACACCCGCAAATGGGTAAAACCCGAAGACCTGAACCCCAACGGCACTCTGTTCGGCGGCAGCCTGCTGCGCTGGATCGACGAGGAAGCGGCGATCTACGCCATCGTCCAGTTGGGCAATCAGCGCGTGGTGACCAAGTACATTTCCGAAATCAACTTCGTCAGCGCCTCGCGCCAGGGCGACATCATCGAACTGGGCATCACTGCCACCGAGTTCGGTCGGACCTCAATCACCCTGACCTGCGAAGTGCGTAACAAGATCACCCGCAAGAGCATTCTCACGGTCGAGAAGATGGTTTTCGTGAATCTGGGCGAAGACGGCTTGCCGGCACCGCACGGGCGGACCGAGATCAAGTACGTCAAAGACCAGTTCAAGGAAGATGAATTGGTCACTAAGTAA
- a CDS encoding YceI family protein — protein MLKKTLAALAIGSALLSAGQAMAADYKIDKEGQHAFVDWKISHLGYSFIHGTFKDFDGTFSWDSAKPEASKISVDVKTASLWSNHAERDKHIASKDFLDVGKFADAKFVSTAVKSTGDKTADVTGDLTLHGVTKPVTFKATFNGEGKDPWGGERAGFNAKTTLNLNDFGIKGPGPTSQTADLDISLEGVKVK, from the coding sequence ATGTTGAAAAAGACTCTGGCCGCTCTGGCAATCGGTTCTGCACTGCTCTCGGCTGGTCAGGCCATGGCTGCGGACTACAAAATCGACAAGGAAGGCCAGCACGCCTTCGTTGACTGGAAAATCAGCCACCTGGGTTACAGCTTCATCCACGGTACTTTCAAAGACTTCGACGGCACGTTCTCGTGGGATTCGGCCAAGCCTGAAGCCAGCAAAATCTCCGTCGACGTGAAAACCGCCAGCCTGTGGTCGAACCACGCCGAGCGTGACAAGCACATCGCCAGCAAAGACTTCCTGGACGTGGGCAAATTCGCTGACGCCAAGTTCGTCTCCACCGCCGTTAAATCGACCGGCGACAAGACTGCTGACGTGACCGGTGACCTGACTCTGCACGGCGTGACCAAGCCTGTGACCTTCAAGGCCACGTTCAACGGCGAAGGCAAGGATCCATGGGGCGGCGAGCGTGCAGGCTTCAACGCCAAGACCACCCTCAACCTGAACGATTTCGGGATCAAGGGCCCAGGTCCTACCTCGCAAACTGCGGATCTGGACATCTCGCTGGAAGGCGTGAAAGTTAAGTAA
- a CDS encoding 16S rRNA (uracil(1498)-N(3))-methyltransferase — MRLSRFFIDAPLSTGEHELPEAQAHYISRVLRMAEGDAVQLFDGSGHEFRGTLLEVGKKRVTVQIDEQFAGQVESPLHIHLGQGLSRGERMDWAIQKATELGVSEITPIFSDRCEVRLKDERADKRLLHWRQVAISACEQCGRSRVPVIHPPLLLADWLKQTQAELKLVLHPVAEPLVSHAKPSTLAFLIGPEGGLSEAEVEQAKGNGFHAARLGPRVLRTETAPVVALAVAQQLWGDF; from the coding sequence ATGAGACTGTCCCGCTTCTTTATCGACGCCCCCCTGAGCACCGGCGAACACGAACTGCCGGAAGCCCAGGCGCATTACATCAGCCGCGTGCTGCGCATGGCCGAGGGCGATGCGGTGCAGTTGTTCGACGGCTCCGGCCATGAATTTCGCGGCACACTGCTGGAAGTCGGCAAGAAGCGCGTGACCGTGCAGATCGACGAGCAATTCGCCGGCCAGGTTGAATCGCCGCTGCACATCCACCTCGGCCAGGGCCTGTCCCGTGGCGAACGGATGGACTGGGCGATTCAGAAAGCCACCGAGCTGGGCGTGAGCGAAATCACCCCGATCTTCAGCGACCGCTGCGAAGTCCGGCTCAAGGACGAACGCGCCGACAAACGCCTGCTGCACTGGCGTCAGGTGGCGATCAGCGCCTGTGAACAGTGCGGGCGCTCACGAGTGCCGGTGATTCATCCGCCGCTGCTGCTGGCCGACTGGCTGAAGCAGACCCAGGCCGAATTGAAGCTGGTGCTGCACCCGGTGGCGGAGCCGCTGGTGAGCCATGCGAAACCTTCGACACTGGCGTTTCTGATCGGGCCGGAGGGTGGCTTGTCGGAGGCTGAAGTCGAGCAGGCCAAGGGTAATGGTTTTCACGCCGCCCGCCTCGGCCCGCGAGTATTGCGTACCGAAACCGCGCCGGTGGTTGCACTGGCGGTGGCCCAACAGCTTTGGGGTGATTTCTAA
- a CDS encoding adenosylmethionine--8-amino-7-oxononanoate transaminase gives MGLNNQWMQRDLAVLWHPCTQMKDHEQLPLIPIKRGEGVWLEDFEGKRYLDAVSSWWVNVFGHANPRINQRIKDQVDQLEHVILAGFSHQPVIELSERLVKMTPEGLNRVFYADNGSSCIEVALKMSFHYWLNRGQPNKKRFVTLTNSYHGETMAAMAVGDVPLFTETYKALLMDTIKVPSPDCYGRPEGMSWEEHSRNMFAAMEQTLAEHHDSVAAVIVEPLIQGAGGMRMYHPVYLKLLREACDRYGVHLIHDEIAVGFGRTGTMFACEQAGIRPDFLCLSKALTGGYLPLAACLTTDEVYSAFYDDYPTLRAFLHSHSYTGNPLACAAALATLDIFEQDNVIENNQALAQRMASATAHLVDHPNVSEVRQTGMVLAIEMVKDKATKEAYPWQERRGLKVFQHALERGALLRPLGSVVYFLPPYVITPEQIDFLADVASEGIDIATRDSVSVAVPKDFHPGFRDPG, from the coding sequence ATGGGCCTGAATAACCAGTGGATGCAACGCGACCTCGCGGTGTTGTGGCATCCCTGCACCCAGATGAAAGACCACGAACAGCTGCCGCTGATCCCGATCAAGCGCGGTGAAGGCGTCTGGCTCGAAGACTTCGAAGGCAAGCGCTACCTCGACGCCGTCAGCTCGTGGTGGGTCAACGTGTTCGGCCACGCCAACCCGCGCATCAATCAGCGCATCAAGGATCAGGTCGATCAGCTGGAACACGTGATCCTTGCCGGCTTCAGCCATCAGCCAGTGATCGAGCTGTCCGAGCGTCTGGTGAAGATGACCCCGGAAGGCCTGAACCGGGTGTTCTACGCCGATAACGGTTCGTCCTGTATCGAAGTCGCGCTGAAAATGAGCTTTCACTACTGGCTCAACCGCGGCCAGCCAAACAAAAAGCGCTTCGTCACCCTGACCAACAGCTACCACGGCGAAACCATGGCGGCGATGGCGGTCGGCGACGTGCCGCTGTTCACCGAAACCTACAAAGCGCTGCTGATGGACACCATCAAGGTGCCGAGCCCGGATTGCTACGGGCGTCCCGAAGGCATGAGCTGGGAAGAACACTCGCGCAACATGTTCGCCGCCATGGAACAGACCCTGGCAGAGCATCATGACAGCGTCGCGGCAGTGATTGTCGAGCCGCTGATTCAGGGCGCCGGCGGCATGCGCATGTATCACCCGGTGTACCTCAAGCTGCTGCGCGAGGCCTGCGACCGCTATGGCGTGCACCTGATTCACGACGAAATCGCCGTCGGCTTCGGCCGCACTGGAACCATGTTTGCCTGTGAACAGGCCGGCATCCGCCCGGACTTCCTCTGCCTGTCCAAAGCCCTGACCGGCGGCTACCTGCCACTGGCGGCGTGCCTGACCACCGACGAGGTCTACAGCGCGTTCTACGACGACTACCCGACCCTGCGCGCCTTCCTCCACTCGCACAGCTACACCGGCAACCCGCTGGCCTGTGCGGCGGCGCTGGCGACGCTGGATATCTTCGAGCAGGACAACGTCATCGAAAACAACCAGGCGTTGGCCCAGCGCATGGCCTCGGCCACTGCGCATCTGGTCGATCACCCGAATGTCAGCGAAGTGCGCCAGACCGGCATGGTCCTGGCGATCGAGATGGTCAAGGATAAGGCCACCAAAGAGGCCTACCCTTGGCAGGAACGTCGTGGCCTGAAGGTGTTCCAGCATGCGCTGGAGCGTGGCGCGTTACTGCGTCCGCTGGGCAGCGTGGTGTATTTCCTGCCGCCGTACGTGATCACCCCGGAGCAGATCGACTTCCTCGCCGACGTCGCCAGCGAAGGCATCGACATTGCTACGCGTGACAGCGTCAGCGTGGCCGTGCCGAAAGACTTCCACCCCGGCTTCCGCGATCCGGGCTGA
- a CDS encoding cytochrome b, translating to MQLRNSSSRYGWVSIFMHWGVALVVFGLFALGLWMVGLDYYSSWRKEAPDLHKSIGLVLLGVMVLRVLWRFISPPPPTLQSYSRMTRIGAKFGHGFLYLALFAVMLAGYLISTADGVGIPVFGLFEVPALVSGLPDQADTAGVIHLWLAWTLVIFSGLHALAALKHHFIDRDATLTRMLGRKA from the coding sequence ATGCAGCTACGTAACTCTTCTTCGCGCTATGGTTGGGTCAGCATCTTCATGCACTGGGGCGTGGCGCTGGTGGTCTTCGGACTGTTCGCGCTGGGTCTGTGGATGGTCGGGCTGGATTACTACAGCAGTTGGCGCAAAGAGGCGCCGGATCTGCACAAGAGCATCGGACTGGTGCTGCTGGGTGTGATGGTGTTGCGGGTGCTGTGGCGCTTTATCAGCCCACCGCCGCCGACGCTGCAAAGCTACAGCCGCATGACCCGTATCGGTGCAAAGTTCGGCCACGGGTTTCTGTATCTGGCGCTGTTCGCTGTGATGCTTGCCGGTTACCTGATTTCCACCGCAGACGGTGTCGGGATCCCGGTGTTTGGCCTGTTTGAAGTTCCTGCACTGGTTTCCGGGCTACCGGATCAGGCAGATACCGCTGGGGTGATTCATCTCTGGCTGGCGTGGACGCTGGTAATTTTTTCCGGCCTCCATGCGTTGGCAGCATTGAAGCACCACTTTATTGATCGTGATGCGACCCTGACGCGAATGCTCGGTCGCAAAGCCTGA
- the ahcY gene encoding adenosylhomocysteinase encodes MSAVITPADFNDYKVADMSLAAWGRRETIIAESEMPALMGLRRKYASEQPLKGAKILGCIHMTIQTAVLIETLVALGAEVRWSSCNIFSTQDQAAASIAAAGIPVFAWKGETEEEYEWCLEQTILKDGQPWDANMILDDGGDLTQLLHDKYPQVLDRVHGVTEETTTGVHRLLDMLAKGELKIPAINVNDSVTKSKNDNKYGCRHSLNDAIKRGTDHLLSGKQALVIGYGDVGKGSAQSLRQEGMIVKVSEVDPICAMQACMDGFELVSPFIDGINDGTEASIDKALLGKIDLIVTTTGNVNVCDANMLKALKKRAVVCNIGHFDNEIDTAFMRKNWAWEEVKPQVHKIHRTGPGAFDAQNDDYLILLAEGRLVNLGNATGHPSRIMDGSFANQVLAQIFLFGQKYADLSPAQKAERLTVEVLPKKLDEEVALEMVRGFGGVVTQLTKQQADYIGVTVEGPFKPHAYRY; translated from the coding sequence ATGAGCGCTGTTATCACGCCTGCAGATTTTAACGATTACAAAGTTGCCGACATGTCCCTGGCTGCCTGGGGCCGTCGCGAAACCATCATCGCCGAGTCGGAAATGCCGGCCCTGATGGGTCTGCGCCGCAAGTACGCGTCCGAGCAGCCGCTCAAGGGCGCAAAAATCCTCGGCTGCATCCACATGACCATTCAGACTGCCGTGCTGATCGAAACCCTGGTTGCCCTGGGTGCCGAAGTACGCTGGTCGTCCTGCAACATCTTCTCGACTCAGGATCAGGCTGCTGCGTCCATCGCCGCTGCCGGCATCCCGGTGTTCGCCTGGAAAGGCGAAACTGAAGAAGAGTACGAGTGGTGCCTGGAGCAAACCATCCTGAAAGATGGCCAGCCATGGGACGCCAACATGATCCTCGACGACGGCGGCGACCTGACTCAGCTGCTGCACGACAAGTACCCACAGGTGCTGGACCGCGTTCACGGCGTGACCGAAGAAACCACCACCGGCGTTCACCGCCTGCTGGACATGCTGGCCAAGGGCGAGCTGAAGATCCCGGCCATCAACGTCAACGACTCGGTGACCAAGTCCAAGAACGACAACAAGTACGGCTGCCGTCACAGCCTGAACGATGCGATCAAGCGCGGCACCGACCACCTGCTGTCCGGCAAGCAAGCGCTGGTCATCGGCTACGGTGACGTGGGCAAGGGTTCCGCTCAGTCCCTGCGTCAGGAAGGCATGATCGTCAAGGTTTCCGAAGTTGACCCGATCTGCGCCATGCAAGCGTGCATGGACGGTTTCGAGCTGGTTTCGCCGTTCATCGACGGCATCAACGACGGCACCGAAGCGAGCATCGACAAAGCGCTGCTGGGCAAGATCGACCTGATCGTGACCACCACCGGTAACGTCAACGTTTGCGACGCCAACATGCTCAAAGCCCTGAAGAAGCGCGCTGTTGTCTGCAACATCGGTCACTTCGACAACGAAATCGACACCGCTTTCATGCGCAAGAACTGGGCATGGGAAGAAGTGAAGCCACAGGTACACAAGATCCACCGTACCGGCCCGGGCGCTTTCGACGCACAGAACGACGACTACCTGATCCTGCTGGCCGAAGGCCGTCTGGTGAACCTGGGCAACGCCACCGGTCACCCAAGCCGCATCATGGACGGTTCGTTCGCCAACCAGGTACTGGCCCAGATCTTCCTGTTCGGCCAGAAGTACGCCGACCTGTCGCCTGCCCAGAAAGCCGAGCGCCTGACCGTTGAAGTACTGCCGAAGAAACTCGACGAAGAAGTGGCCCTGGAAATGGTTCGCGGTTTCGGCGGCGTGGTCACTCAACTGACCAAGCAACAGGCTGACTACATCGGCGTGACCGTCGAAGGCCCGTTCAAGCCGCACGCCTATCGCTATTAA
- the metF gene encoding methylenetetrahydrofolate reductase [NAD(P)H]: protein MSQDRRYSFEFFPTKTDAGQEKLLATARQLATYNPDFFSCTYGAGGSTRDRTLNTVLQLENEVKVPAAPHLSCVGDSKDDLRGLLNEYKAAGIKRIVALRGDLPSGMGMTSGELRHANELVEFIREETGDHFHIEVAAYPEMHPQARNYEDDLANFVRKARAGADSAITQYFFNADSYFYFVDRLQALGVDIPVVPGIMPITNYSKLARFSDACGAEIPRWIRKQLEAYGDDAQSIQRFGEQVVSEMCERLLQGGAPGLHFYSMNQAEPSLAIWNNLKLPR, encoded by the coding sequence ATGTCCCAAGACCGTCGCTACAGCTTCGAGTTCTTCCCGACCAAAACCGATGCCGGGCAAGAAAAACTGCTCGCCACTGCTCGTCAGCTGGCCACGTACAACCCTGACTTCTTTTCCTGCACCTATGGCGCTGGCGGTTCGACCCGTGATCGCACCCTCAACACCGTTCTGCAACTGGAAAACGAAGTCAAAGTACCGGCCGCACCGCACCTGTCGTGCGTCGGCGACAGCAAGGACGACCTGCGCGGCCTGCTGAACGAGTACAAGGCAGCCGGCATCAAGCGCATCGTCGCCCTGCGCGGCGACCTGCCATCCGGCATGGGCATGACCAGCGGTGAGCTGCGTCACGCCAATGAGCTGGTTGAATTCATTCGTGAAGAAACCGGTGATCATTTCCACATCGAAGTCGCCGCTTACCCGGAGATGCATCCGCAAGCGCGCAACTACGAAGACGATCTCGCCAACTTCGTGCGCAAGGCTCGCGCCGGCGCCGACAGCGCAATCACCCAGTACTTCTTCAACGCCGACAGCTACTTCTACTTCGTCGACCGTTTGCAGGCGCTGGGCGTGGATATTCCGGTGGTGCCGGGGATCATGCCGATCACCAACTACAGCAAGCTGGCGCGTTTCTCCGATGCCTGCGGTGCGGAAATCCCGCGCTGGATCCGCAAGCAACTGGAAGCCTACGGCGATGACGCACAAAGCATTCAACGCTTTGGCGAACAGGTCGTCAGCGAGATGTGCGAACGCCTGCTGCAGGGTGGCGCACCGGGTCTGCACTTCTATTCCATGAACCAGGCGGAACCAAGCCTGGCGATCTGGAACAACCTGAAACTGCCGCGTTGA
- a CDS encoding substrate-binding periplasmic protein: MPLIAQLFAVLVFACLSFAARGEKLRIVTEPWAPYVYEDGGKKLGLDYETTAIVFKRLGIEVEWQFLPWKRCLSMLETGQADGALDIFHSVEREATLLYPSEPLSDVEFVMFYANDRPHPFSRLEELKGLTVGTSPGYLYSPDFSESTLFTREPAPTHEANFGKLVRGRIDLLITDRRVGQHLLDALNIRDQITENPTVISRQSQFLAVRRNAGMDLLVQRFGAELKRFKREPAYAELSARYGAAPVIGAPLGNASASSKTVEQQESSAQ; the protein is encoded by the coding sequence ATGCCTTTGATCGCGCAATTATTCGCCGTGCTGGTTTTTGCTTGCCTGAGCTTTGCCGCTCGGGGCGAGAAGCTGCGTATCGTCACCGAACCGTGGGCGCCTTATGTCTACGAAGACGGCGGCAAGAAACTCGGGCTGGACTACGAAACCACCGCCATCGTGTTCAAGCGCCTGGGCATCGAGGTCGAGTGGCAGTTCCTGCCGTGGAAGCGCTGCCTGTCGATGCTGGAAACCGGTCAGGCCGACGGTGCACTCGACATTTTTCACAGTGTCGAACGCGAAGCCACCCTGCTCTATCCGAGCGAACCACTGTCCGACGTCGAATTCGTGATGTTCTACGCCAACGACCGGCCGCACCCGTTCAGCAGACTCGAAGAACTCAAAGGCCTGACCGTCGGCACCTCGCCCGGCTATCTGTACAGCCCGGATTTCAGTGAATCAACGCTATTTACCCGCGAGCCGGCACCGACCCATGAAGCCAACTTCGGCAAACTGGTGCGCGGGCGCATCGACCTGTTGATCACCGATCGCCGCGTCGGCCAGCATTTGCTCGATGCATTGAATATTCGCGATCAGATCACTGAAAACCCCACCGTCATTAGCCGCCAGAGCCAATTTCTCGCGGTTCGGCGCAATGCTGGCATGGATTTGCTGGTGCAGCGTTTTGGCGCTGAGCTCAAACGATTCAAGCGCGAACCCGCCTACGCCGAGCTGAGCGCCCGTTATGGCGCGGCTCCCGTTATCGGGGCGCCGCTGGGCAATGCCTCGGCCAGCAGTAAAACCGTTGAGCAGCAGGAAAGCAGCGCGCAGTGA